Proteins encoded together in one Candidatus Sulfotelmatobacter sp. window:
- a CDS encoding four helix bundle protein, which translates to MRNYKDLRVWHEAHQLTLAVYKVTMTFPKDERFGMISQIRRCSSSIAANLAEGCGRRSDGEMARFVQIAMGSGSELSYHLLLAKDLGFLSEEGFTPLNSQTERVLKMLSALSAKIRNISAA; encoded by the coding sequence ATGAGAAATTACAAGGACTTGCGGGTTTGGCATGAAGCACATCAGCTTACTTTGGCTGTCTACAAAGTAACAATGACGTTTCCCAAGGACGAGCGCTTCGGGATGATCAGCCAGATCCGACGATGTTCTTCTTCGATTGCCGCGAACTTGGCGGAAGGCTGTGGGCGAAGGTCGGATGGGGAGATGGCTCGATTTGTCCAAATTGCGATGGGTTCCGGCTCAGAACTCTCCTACCATCTTCTTTTGGCGAAAGACTTGGGCTTCCTGTCCGAAGAGGGTTTTACGCCGCTGAACTCGCAGACTGAGAGAGTGCTGAAAATGTTATCCGCACTCTCCGCAAAGATCAGAAATATCTCCGCGGCGTAA
- the dprA gene encoding DNA-processing protein DprA — MSNAAVSASSSSSSTHLLEWLAISLTPGLGPTRARKLVEHFGSAAAVFRASLTELESTGIQAVSAQSLATGKSAALAREEIAQAASIDVTLLSLDDASYPPRLKEIYDPPLILRVRGNVDVLTRPGIAMVGTRHPTPYGSGMAERLACDLAAQGLVIISGMARGVDTASHRGAISAKGKTVAVFGTGVDVIYPKENSRLAEQILALGGALISEFPLGTFAAPQNFPIRNRIISGMSCGVLVVEAAEYSGTRITARCALEQNRDVFAVPGNVTNKNSWGPNTLIKQGAKLVATWEDVWEDLPAEVRLALTPPASPESPGASSASLFPDEGLPPHEKRILSLLKADEATHIDEIVEKLEAQLSSSEIFAALFELELAGKVRQMPGKNFVKSF, encoded by the coding sequence GTGTCCAACGCCGCGGTATCCGCGTCATCGTCATCATCCTCGACCCATCTGCTGGAATGGCTGGCCATTTCGCTGACTCCCGGCCTGGGCCCGACCAGGGCGCGCAAGCTGGTGGAGCATTTCGGCTCGGCCGCAGCTGTTTTCCGCGCGTCTTTGACAGAGCTTGAGAGCACCGGCATTCAAGCGGTCTCGGCGCAATCGCTGGCCACGGGCAAGTCGGCGGCTCTGGCGCGCGAAGAGATTGCACAGGCCGCATCGATCGACGTGACCTTGCTCTCGCTCGACGATGCCTCATACCCACCGCGCTTGAAGGAAATTTACGATCCGCCACTGATTCTGCGCGTGCGCGGAAATGTTGATGTGCTGACCAGGCCTGGCATCGCGATGGTGGGCACGCGCCATCCCACGCCTTATGGTTCGGGCATGGCCGAGCGGTTGGCATGCGATCTCGCCGCGCAGGGGCTCGTCATCATCTCTGGCATGGCGCGCGGTGTCGATACCGCCAGTCATCGCGGCGCGATCTCCGCCAAAGGCAAGACTGTCGCGGTGTTTGGCACGGGCGTCGACGTGATTTATCCCAAAGAAAATTCGCGTCTCGCCGAACAGATTCTGGCTTTGGGCGGCGCGTTGATCTCGGAATTTCCTCTGGGCACGTTTGCCGCGCCGCAAAATTTCCCCATCCGCAACCGGATTATCAGCGGCATGTCGTGCGGCGTGCTCGTGGTGGAGGCCGCGGAATATTCCGGTACGCGCATCACCGCGCGCTGCGCCCTTGAACAGAATCGCGACGTCTTCGCCGTGCCCGGCAACGTCACCAACAAAAATTCCTGGGGACCGAACACACTGATCAAACAGGGCGCCAAGCTGGTCGCGACCTGGGAAGATGTGTGGGAAGATCTCCCGGCAGAAGTACGACTTGCATTGACTCCGCCCGCCTCGCCTGAATCTCCCGGCGCCTCCTCCGCATCTCTATTCCCGGACGAAGGGCTCCCTCCTCACGAGAAGCGAATCCTGAGCCTGCTGAAAGCCGACGAAGCCACGCACATCGATGAGATTGTCGAAAAGCTGGAGGCGCAGTTATCGTCCTCCGAAATTTTCGCCGCGCTCTTCGAACTCGAGCTCGCCGGCAAAGTGCGGCAGATGCCGGGGAAGAATTTTGTGAAAAGCTTTTAG
- a CDS encoding menaquinone biosynthesis protein, whose amino-acid sequence MSRFRISAISYLNTAPLMWDFEHGQAGRDFDISYTLPSACARALAEGTADIGIIPAAAYAEIPGLQILPDVAIASRRAVRSILLVSKVPVETIRTIALDTSSMTSVALTKVLFEKWLGGGRIFTPMPPDIDKMLVEHDAGLLIGDPALKVDRARFHTLDLAEEWIRHTGKPFVFAFWAVRSAALAEAAPSLDLPAVFQKSRDHGLEPSSLNQIVREWAPRLNLTEADVRSYLTQNIHYRLDAGCLEGLRLFYRYAMEVGALAATPELRFAETKVFDSVHTV is encoded by the coding sequence ATGAGCCGTTTCCGTATTTCCGCCATTTCTTACCTCAATACCGCTCCCCTGATGTGGGATTTCGAGCACGGCCAGGCCGGCCGCGACTTCGATATTTCGTACACGCTGCCCTCGGCATGCGCGCGGGCGCTGGCGGAGGGGACTGCCGATATCGGCATCATTCCGGCGGCCGCGTATGCGGAGATCCCTGGCCTCCAGATACTCCCCGACGTCGCAATCGCTTCGCGGCGAGCGGTGCGGTCAATATTGTTGGTCAGCAAGGTTCCGGTAGAGACAATTCGCACCATCGCGCTCGATACATCGTCCATGACGTCGGTGGCGTTGACCAAAGTTCTGTTTGAGAAGTGGCTGGGCGGCGGAAGAATCTTTACGCCGATGCCACCCGACATCGACAAGATGCTGGTCGAGCACGATGCCGGACTGCTCATTGGCGATCCCGCGCTGAAAGTCGATCGCGCGCGCTTCCACACGCTGGACTTGGCGGAAGAATGGATTCGCCACACCGGCAAGCCGTTCGTCTTCGCCTTCTGGGCAGTGCGTTCGGCGGCGTTAGCGGAGGCTGCCCCGTCGCTGGATCTGCCGGCTGTCTTTCAGAAATCTCGCGATCACGGGCTGGAGCCTTCCAGTCTCAATCAGATCGTCCGCGAATGGGCGCCGCGCCTCAATCTGACCGAAGCCGACGTGCGCAGCTACCTTACCCAGAATATTCATTATCGGCTCGATGCCGGGTGTCTGGAAGGCTTGCGTTTGTTTTATCGTTACGCAATGGAAGTTGGCGCGTTGGCGGCGACGCCGGAGCTGCGGTTTGCCGAAACGAAAGTATTCGATTCTGTACATACAGTTTAG
- a CDS encoding replication-associated recombination protein A: MSLFQPIPNAGSAADATRPLADRMRPRTLDEFVGQEHLIGPGKPLRTQVDRDDTGSLIFWGPPGTGKTTLAKIIAGMTRAEFIEFSAVLAGIKEIKQVMADAERARQYGTRTIVFIDEIHRFNKAQQDAFLPHVEKGNIRLIGATTENPSFEINSALLSRCRVYVLKPLTEEQIVLLLRRALADHERGLGDKNLTASDDVLKKIASYTSGDARSAYNVLEVAAGLAKSPLLAKDARNGAPGEEPSREITDDIVRDALQKRILLYDKSGEEHYNLISALHKSVRNSDPDAALYWLGRMLEAGEDPLYVARRVVRMAVEDIGLADPNALPLCMAARDAVDFIGMPEGNLALAQAVVYLSVAPKSNALYTAYGEVQQDVEQTAADAVPLHLRNAPTRLMKGLGYGKDYQYAHDLEGKVADMQCLPDNLSDRVYYRPTNEGVEKRIRERMEEVKRQRSRASGGHSLSSDLASKKES; this comes from the coding sequence TTGAGCCTCTTTCAACCCATCCCGAATGCCGGCAGCGCCGCCGATGCCACCCGGCCGCTGGCCGATCGTATGCGGCCGCGGACGCTCGATGAATTTGTCGGGCAGGAACATCTGATCGGTCCCGGCAAGCCGCTGCGCACGCAGGTCGATCGTGACGACACGGGGTCGCTCATCTTCTGGGGACCGCCGGGTACGGGGAAGACTACGCTGGCGAAGATTATCGCCGGCATGACCAGGGCGGAGTTTATTGAATTCTCCGCCGTGCTGGCGGGGATCAAAGAGATCAAGCAGGTCATGGCCGATGCCGAGCGAGCGCGGCAGTACGGCACGCGCACCATTGTCTTCATCGATGAGATTCACCGCTTCAACAAAGCGCAGCAGGATGCGTTTCTGCCGCATGTGGAGAAAGGCAACATCCGGCTGATCGGCGCGACCACGGAGAATCCTTCGTTTGAAATCAACTCTGCGTTGCTGTCGCGCTGTCGCGTGTATGTGCTGAAGCCGCTGACGGAAGAGCAGATCGTGCTGCTCCTGCGGCGCGCGCTGGCCGACCACGAGCGCGGACTCGGCGACAAGAATCTGACGGCTTCGGACGATGTGCTGAAAAAAATTGCCAGTTACACCAGCGGCGATGCTCGCAGTGCCTACAACGTTTTGGAGGTCGCCGCGGGCCTGGCAAAATCCCCACTCCTCGCAAAAGACGCGAGAAATGGGGCACCCGGGGAAGAGCCATCGCGTGAGATTACCGACGACATCGTTCGCGACGCGCTCCAGAAGCGGATTCTGCTGTACGACAAGTCGGGTGAAGAACATTACAACCTGATTTCCGCGCTGCACAAATCGGTGCGCAACAGCGATCCGGATGCGGCGCTGTATTGGCTGGGCCGCATGCTGGAGGCGGGTGAGGATCCCTTGTATGTGGCGCGGCGCGTGGTGCGCATGGCCGTCGAAGATATAGGCCTCGCCGATCCCAATGCGCTTCCGCTATGCATGGCGGCGCGTGATGCCGTCGACTTTATCGGCATGCCCGAGGGCAACCTCGCACTGGCGCAGGCGGTTGTGTATCTGTCGGTCGCGCCCAAATCGAATGCCCTGTACACGGCTTACGGCGAGGTCCAGCAGGATGTTGAGCAGACTGCGGCCGATGCCGTACCGCTGCACCTGCGCAACGCTCCCACTCGTTTGATGAAAGGGCTTGGCTACGGAAAGGATTATCAGTACGCCCACGATCTCGAAGGAAAAGTGGCCGACATGCAATGCCTGCCCGACAATCTCAGCGACCGCGTGTATTACCGGCCAACAAACGAAGGGGTGGAGAAACGCATTCGCGAGCGCATGGAAGAGGTGAAACGGCAGCGTTCGCGGGCCTCCGGGGGCCATTCTTTGTCTTCCGATCTAGCCTCAAAGAAAGAATCGTAA
- a CDS encoding GAF domain-containing SpoIIE family protein phosphatase has protein sequence MATTPRAAGSEILPVRPVPIDLIDDLQRVQKAAQRITSILDLDQLIDSVVNEVCDSFGCLEASIYLHDEEHGDMVMTGVRGCTVNGKGFRLKIGREGLVGHVASTGQMRYAPDVRKDEYYIGCENPTQSEVAIPLRVGERLVGVFTASHHELDAFPRQQLRILQALCDHVAIAVNNARRFQYERAERAVMDREAQEARLIQQALLPKSSPYIPGFVVSGLSVPARAVGGDWYDFIPFPDGRWGLVLADVSGKGTAAALLMSATRGVLRSLAEACCTPGEVLTKLNELLVNDFPAGKFVTMVYAVLDPATRNVVFANAGHLRPLFIDGDGEHFLETERGLPLGLGCGDYSETQISLSAGSKLVFYSDGITEAENANQEEYGLGRLAEHAAKPDASAVSIVEDVRAFSNGSGVRDDASVVFVGVGH, from the coding sequence ATGGCTACGACTCCCCGCGCCGCCGGCAGCGAGATTCTTCCCGTTCGTCCTGTGCCCATCGATCTGATCGACGATCTGCAACGCGTGCAAAAAGCCGCGCAGCGGATCACTTCGATTCTCGATCTCGACCAACTCATCGACAGCGTGGTCAATGAAGTATGCGACTCCTTTGGCTGCCTCGAGGCCAGCATTTATCTGCATGACGAAGAACATGGCGACATGGTGATGACGGGAGTGCGCGGATGCACCGTGAATGGCAAGGGATTTCGCCTGAAAATTGGCCGCGAAGGATTGGTGGGCCATGTTGCCTCGACGGGACAGATGCGTTATGCGCCCGACGTGCGCAAGGATGAATACTACATCGGATGCGAGAACCCGACGCAGTCGGAAGTCGCCATTCCGCTGCGCGTGGGCGAGCGGCTCGTGGGAGTGTTCACCGCGTCGCACCACGAGTTGGACGCTTTTCCGCGGCAGCAATTAAGAATTTTGCAGGCGCTGTGCGATCATGTGGCGATCGCCGTGAACAACGCGCGGCGATTTCAGTACGAGCGTGCGGAACGCGCGGTTATGGACCGCGAAGCTCAGGAGGCGCGCCTGATTCAGCAGGCGCTGCTGCCGAAAAGTTCGCCATATATTCCGGGCTTTGTCGTTTCTGGTTTGAGCGTGCCGGCGCGTGCGGTGGGCGGCGACTGGTACGACTTCATTCCCTTCCCTGACGGACGCTGGGGATTGGTGCTGGCCGACGTTTCGGGAAAAGGCACGGCGGCCGCGCTGCTGATGTCGGCGACGCGCGGCGTGCTGCGTTCGCTCGCCGAAGCCTGCTGCACTCCGGGCGAGGTGCTGACCAAGCTGAATGAGTTGCTGGTCAATGACTTCCCTGCCGGAAAATTCGTGACCATGGTTTATGCGGTGCTCGATCCGGCTACGCGCAATGTCGTCTTCGCCAATGCCGGCCATTTGCGCCCGCTGTTCATCGACGGCGATGGCGAGCACTTCTTAGAGACTGAACGGGGACTGCCGCTGGGCCTCGGGTGCGGGGATTATTCGGAAACGCAGATTTCGCTCTCCGCAGGATCGAAGCTCGTCTTCTACAGCGACGGCATCACAGAAGCTGAAAATGCGAATCAGGAAGAGTACGGACTTGGCCGTCTCGCTGAACACGCGGCGAAGCCCGATGCTTCGGCGGTGAGCATTGTGGAGGACGTGCGGGCGTTCTCCAATGGATCAGGTGTCCGCGACGACGCCAGCGTGGTGTTTGTCGGCGTTGGGCACTAA
- a CDS encoding CoA-binding protein, whose protein sequence is MPADPIADLLKQARTIAVVGLSRNPLRPSHGVTAYMQSHGYRIIPVNPQIDECLGEKAYASLLDVPKAEKIDIVNIFRRPEFVEEIVDQAIQLKVPAIWMQEEVINERAAEKARQAGSFVVMDRCILKEHRARLR, encoded by the coding sequence ATGCCAGCCGATCCCATCGCCGACCTCCTCAAACAAGCCCGCACCATCGCAGTCGTCGGCCTCTCCCGCAATCCGCTGCGGCCCAGCCATGGCGTCACCGCCTACATGCAAAGCCACGGATATCGCATCATCCCGGTGAATCCTCAAATCGACGAGTGCCTTGGCGAAAAGGCCTATGCGTCGCTACTGGACGTGCCAAAAGCAGAAAAGATCGATATCGTGAATATCTTCCGCCGTCCCGAATTCGTCGAAGAAATCGTCGACCAAGCCATCCAACTCAAAGTCCCGGCCATCTGGATGCAGGAAGAAGTGATTAACGAGCGAGCCGCCGAGAAGGCCCGCCAGGCTGGAAGTTTCGTAGTGATGGACCGATGCATCCTCAAAGAACATCGCGCGCGACTGCGCTAG
- a CDS encoding HD domain-containing protein, producing MIKVPHRRKEFVKLGPRFLRAFAFAADKHKDQTRKASTIPYIAHLMGVASLVLEAGGDEDLAIAALLHDVVEDCGGAPMLGEVRRRFGKRVAKIVEDCTDADTYPKPPWRERKEKFIAQLKVSDADTRLVAAADKLNNVRSILSDYRALGESVWSRFKGGREGTLWYYRTLRDIFLEHPRNRITRDLELAVNELDSLALESQAEEKTISGRRTSRRTVPATAKA from the coding sequence ATGATCAAGGTTCCACATCGTCGAAAGGAATTTGTAAAACTCGGTCCTCGATTCCTGCGCGCCTTCGCGTTCGCCGCCGACAAACACAAAGACCAGACCCGCAAAGCATCGACCATTCCCTATATCGCACACCTGATGGGCGTCGCATCTCTCGTTCTCGAAGCCGGAGGCGACGAAGACCTTGCCATCGCCGCCCTGCTGCACGACGTGGTGGAAGACTGCGGCGGAGCCCCCATGCTCGGGGAAGTCCGCCGGCGCTTTGGCAAGCGCGTGGCCAAGATCGTTGAAGATTGCACCGATGCCGACACTTATCCCAAGCCTCCGTGGCGCGAGCGCAAAGAAAAATTCATCGCACAGCTGAAGGTGTCGGATGCGGATACACGCCTCGTCGCCGCCGCCGACAAATTAAACAATGTCCGCTCCATTCTCAGCGACTACCGTGCCCTCGGCGAATCGGTCTGGTCACGGTTCAAGGGTGGACGCGAAGGCACGCTTTGGTACTATCGGACGTTGCGGGATATATTTCTTGAGCACCCGCGAAATCGCATCACGCGCGACCTGGAACTGGCCGTGAACGAATTGGATTCGCTGGCGCTTGAATCTCAAGCGGAAGAGAAAACAATTTCCGGCCGTCGCACCTCTCGTCGCACCGTGCCAGCTACCGCCAAGGCCTGA
- the prfB gene encoding peptide chain release factor 2 (programmed frameshift), translating into MNQELVLEYEKLGKKVHELREYLDAEKVRTQLAEIEKQSADPNLWSNQQRSQQVMREKKRLEQVLAHDAELARRGEDIAAYFDLAKEGENVDADLQREITALSDLLDKLETETLLSGENDARNAIVTIHPGAGGTESQDWADMLLRMYLRWAERQGFETVLYDYQPGEEAGLKSATFAVNGEYAFGLMQSEIGVHRLVRISPFDQAKRRHTSFASVYVSPEIDDNIEIVIKPEDIRIDTYRSSGKGGQHVNTTDSAVRITHIETGLVANCQNERSQHKNKERAMSMLRSKLYEFEMEKKRAATKKIEDSKLDIEFGSQIRSYVLQPYRMIKDHRTKTEVGDVDRVLDGDLQPFIRAYLLARRGEKQ; encoded by the exons ATGAATCAAGAGCTGGTGCTGGAATACGAGAAGCTGGGCAAGAAGGTCCACGAACTTCGGGAGTATCTT GACGCGGAAAAAGTCCGCACGCAGTTAGCCGAAATCGAGAAGCAGTCCGCCGACCCTAATCTCTGGTCGAATCAGCAACGATCCCAACAGGTAATGCGCGAGAAGAAGCGCCTGGAGCAGGTTTTGGCGCACGATGCCGAGTTAGCGCGTCGCGGCGAAGACATCGCCGCCTACTTCGACCTCGCCAAAGAGGGCGAAAATGTCGACGCCGACTTGCAACGCGAAATTACCGCCCTCAGCGATCTGCTCGACAAACTCGAAACCGAGACGCTGCTCTCGGGCGAGAACGACGCCCGCAACGCCATCGTCACCATTCATCCCGGAGCCGGCGGCACCGAGTCGCAGGACTGGGCCGACATGCTGCTGCGCATGTATCTGCGTTGGGCGGAGCGCCAGGGCTTTGAGACCGTGCTCTACGATTACCAGCCCGGCGAAGAAGCCGGCCTGAAGTCCGCGACCTTCGCGGTGAACGGCGAGTACGCCTTTGGCCTGATGCAGAGCGAGATCGGCGTGCATCGCCTGGTGCGCATCTCCCCATTCGATCAGGCCAAGCGCCGGCATACTTCTTTCGCCAGCGTCTATGTTTCGCCGGAGATCGACGACAACATCGAAATCGTCATCAAGCCGGAAGATATTCGCATCGACACTTACCGCTCCAGCGGCAAGGGCGGGCAGCACGTCAACACCACCGATTCCGCGGTTCGCATCACGCACATCGAAACCGGCCTGGTGGCCAATTGCCAGAACGAGCGCTCGCAGCACAAAAATAAAGAGCGCGCCATGAGCATGCTGCGCTCCAAACTGTATGAATTCGAAATGGAGAAAAAGCGCGCCGCCACCAAGAAGATCGAAGACTCCAAGCTCGACATCGAATTCGGATCGCAGATTCGTTCCTACGTGCTCCAGCCGTATCGCATGATCAAAGATCACCGCACCAAGACCGAAGTCGGCGACGTCGACCGCGTACTCGACGGCGATTTGCAGCCCTTCATTCGCGCCTATTTACTGGCGCGCCGGGGAGAGAAGCAGTAG
- the lnt gene encoding apolipoprotein N-acyltransferase encodes MLSFSVRQIHSSAWLLIVLSAILQTLIFPLPGVYVLSWFALAPLIIALLRARPASELEIAGSVRLRPATPGQGFLLGYACGILWYAGTCYWIYDTMRQYGGLSAPEAVLTLFLFCCYLGLYHGFFGLLISLLAGLAGDFRRPLVLAPFVWVAVELARTRITGFPWDLLGTAQVDNIALCHIAGWTGVYGISFEIVLVNVALAAAFLVPRQKRFALLAAALAAAAVLQAGRLIDAPPARADHAALLVQQNIPVSIPWTPAYLQQTLNELTGLSVKSAANDKSRAQASAAAEKIGLIVWPESPAPFFTNDPRFRTAISEMSRQSNAWVIAGAIGTSPASPGSTTSPVFNSAALVSPSGDWTARYDKVHLVPFGEYLPFPSLFSFAGGLTKEVGEFRHGAARNPLNAGGEQLGVFICYESVFPDEVRQFANDGAQAFVNISNDGWYGDSGAYAQHLNQTRMRAIENNRWLLSATDTGVTASIDPWGRVVARIPRKERTALVAPYALTSVTTFYTRHGDWFAFACAIISMGALLTRFTLRDPILRDPKKVGLSS; translated from the coding sequence TTGTTATCCTTTTCCGTGCGGCAAATCCACTCCAGCGCGTGGCTTCTGATCGTACTGTCGGCGATTCTTCAGACCCTCATCTTTCCTCTTCCCGGCGTTTACGTGCTCTCGTGGTTCGCGCTTGCTCCGCTCATTATCGCTCTCCTGCGCGCGCGGCCCGCAAGCGAACTTGAAATTGCCGGCTCCGTTCGATTGCGCCCGGCCACGCCGGGTCAGGGATTTCTTCTCGGCTACGCCTGCGGAATCCTCTGGTACGCCGGCACCTGTTACTGGATCTACGACACCATGCGGCAGTACGGCGGTCTGAGCGCTCCCGAGGCGGTGCTGACGCTCTTTCTCTTTTGCTGCTATCTCGGCCTCTATCACGGATTTTTCGGCCTCCTGATCAGCCTGCTCGCTGGCCTGGCCGGCGACTTCCGCCGTCCGCTCGTGCTGGCTCCGTTTGTATGGGTCGCCGTCGAGTTGGCGCGCACGCGCATTACAGGTTTTCCCTGGGACCTGCTCGGTACCGCGCAGGTCGACAACATCGCACTCTGCCACATCGCCGGATGGACGGGCGTCTACGGCATCTCGTTTGAGATTGTGTTGGTCAACGTCGCGCTGGCCGCGGCATTTCTGGTTCCCCGCCAGAAACGCTTCGCACTATTGGCTGCGGCATTAGCGGCCGCCGCAGTTTTGCAGGCGGGGCGGTTGATCGATGCTCCTCCCGCCAGGGCAGATCATGCGGCGCTATTGGTGCAGCAGAATATTCCGGTCTCGATTCCGTGGACTCCTGCCTATCTTCAGCAAACGCTGAATGAATTGACAGGGCTCAGCGTGAAATCTGCGGCGAACGATAAATCACGCGCCCAAGCATCCGCGGCCGCAGAAAAGATCGGCCTGATCGTGTGGCCGGAGTCGCCTGCCCCCTTCTTCACCAACGACCCGCGATTTCGCACCGCGATCAGCGAGATGTCTCGCCAATCCAACGCATGGGTGATCGCCGGAGCGATCGGAACATCACCGGCATCTCCGGGCAGCACGACATCGCCGGTGTTCAACTCCGCCGCCTTGGTCAGCCCCAGCGGCGACTGGACGGCCCGCTACGACAAAGTCCATCTCGTTCCCTTCGGCGAATATTTGCCGTTTCCAAGCTTGTTTTCATTCGCCGGCGGCTTGACCAAAGAAGTCGGCGAATTTCGGCACGGCGCAGCGCGCAATCCTCTTAATGCCGGCGGCGAACAACTCGGCGTATTCATCTGCTACGAATCCGTCTTCCCCGACGAAGTCCGCCAGTTTGCCAACGATGGCGCTCAGGCGTTCGTGAATATTTCGAACGACGGCTGGTACGGCGACAGCGGCGCTTACGCGCAGCATCTAAACCAGACTCGCATGCGCGCCATCGAAAACAATCGCTGGCTGCTGAGCGCGACCGATACTGGCGTTACCGCCTCGATCGATCCCTGGGGTCGAGTCGTCGCACGAATTCCGCGCAAAGAGCGCACCGCGCTGGTCGCGCCCTACGCGCTCACTTCCGTAACCACCTTCTACACTCGTCACGGCGATTGGTTCGCATTCGCCTGTGCGATAATTTCTATGGGAGCGCTGCTCACGCGCTTCACACTCCGCGATCCCATACTTCGCGATCCCAAGAAGGTTGGCCTGTCCTCATGA
- the lpxD gene encoding UDP-3-O-(3-hydroxymyristoyl)glucosamine N-acyltransferase yields the protein MKLSLRQIAEATGARLIGEANSEVSAVASIESATPDDLVFVEDEKHLTAALQSPAAAVIAGEFAAKPAANLAATASAKRPLLISDHPKLAFARAARLFREIPQSDGNTPLSSHSASLHSTAIIHPSAKLGAGVIVEESVVAAQAQIGEHTRIAAGCNIGAEVKIGCDCEIYPNVTIYPGTTLGDRVIVHAGAVLGSDGFGYVRDRKTGHYEKFPQVGRLVIADDVEIGANTTIDRGALDETRIGRGTKIDNLVHIGHNCHIGEDVVIAAQTGLSGSIVIENGVVLGGQVGIGEHARLEAGVMLGGQGGVLPNKILRGKGVAFWGTPAQPLRDYLKQLAALARLAKMKTPTENKKELKKD from the coding sequence ATGAAGCTCTCTTTGCGGCAGATTGCCGAAGCAACCGGAGCGCGCCTGATAGGCGAAGCCAACTCCGAGGTGAGCGCTGTGGCCAGCATCGAATCGGCAACCCCGGACGATCTGGTTTTCGTCGAGGACGAGAAACATCTGACCGCAGCTTTGCAATCTCCGGCGGCAGCCGTGATTGCGGGAGAATTCGCAGCTAAGCCCGCAGCGAACCTCGCGGCCACTGCGAGCGCCAAGCGGCCGCTTCTCATCAGCGATCATCCCAAACTCGCTTTTGCCCGTGCGGCGCGTTTGTTTCGCGAGATCCCGCAGTCTGATGGAAATACGCCGCTATCTTCGCACTCAGCGTCGTTACACTCAACAGCCATCATTCATCCTTCGGCAAAACTTGGGGCGGGCGTCATCGTCGAAGAATCCGTCGTTGCCGCCCAGGCGCAGATCGGCGAGCACACGCGGATTGCCGCCGGTTGCAACATCGGCGCCGAAGTGAAGATTGGCTGCGACTGCGAGATCTATCCCAACGTCACCATTTATCCCGGCACCACGTTGGGCGACCGCGTCATCGTCCACGCCGGCGCAGTGCTGGGCAGCGACGGCTTCGGCTACGTGCGCGATCGCAAGACTGGACATTACGAAAAATTTCCCCAAGTCGGTCGCCTCGTCATCGCAGACGACGTCGAGATCGGGGCCAATACCACTATCGATCGCGGCGCGCTGGATGAAACCCGCATCGGCCGCGGCACGAAGATCGACAACCTGGTCCACATCGGCCACAACTGCCACATCGGCGAAGACGTCGTCATCGCCGCCCAGACCGGCCTTTCGGGAAGCATCGTCATCGAGAATGGCGTCGTGTTGGGCGGCCAGGTTGGAATCGGCGAGCACGCACGCTTGGAAGCAGGCGTGATGCTCGGCGGACAGGGCGGAGTTCTGCCCAACAAAATCCTGCGCGGCAAAGGCGTTGCATTCTGGGGAACCCCTGCACAGCCGCTGCGCGATTATCTGAAGCAGTTGGCTGCGCTGGCGCGGCTGGCAAAAATGAAGACACCAACTGAAAACAAGAAAGAATTGAAAAAGGATTAA
- the vapB gene encoding type II toxin-antitoxin system VapB family antitoxin: protein MPQTAKLFRNGRSQAVRLPAEFRFTGAEVFVRRDPATGDVILSRRPESWQDFFDLADTLDIPEDFLSNRLDAPPQKRKPF from the coding sequence GTGCCCCAGACCGCTAAACTCTTTCGCAATGGCCGCAGTCAGGCGGTCCGCTTGCCCGCCGAGTTTCGCTTTACTGGTGCAGAGGTTTTCGTGCGCCGCGATCCCGCCACCGGGGATGTCATTCTCTCGCGCCGCCCCGAATCCTGGCAGGATTTCTTCGATCTCGCGGACACGCTTGATATTCCCGAAGACTTTCTGTCGAATCGGCTTGACGCCCCGCCGCAAAAACGGAAGCCCTTCTAA